From Stenotrophomonas maltophilia, a single genomic window includes:
- a CDS encoding homoserine kinase, whose amino-acid sequence MIARAYAPASVANVAVGFDILGHAIAGVGDTVSVRRIDEPVVRIEAIRGSTVELPLDAAGNTAGAALMSLRERLGLDFGFAVEIDKGIPFGSGMGGSAASSVAALVAANALLDAPLPREALYPHALDGEAVASGGRHGDNVGPLLLGGLALCTADRLLPIPVPASWHSLLVHPHAVLETRRARQALQGSYALGEFVAQSANLALVLSGCHRSDAGLVRAGLRDVLVEPRRAGLIAGFEAARDAALSADAMGAGISGAGPSVFAWFEDADQARAAVAPVQAAFAAAGFDSDAWVSPLDAPGARLC is encoded by the coding sequence GTGATCGCACGTGCGTACGCGCCCGCCTCGGTGGCCAACGTGGCAGTGGGATTCGACATTCTCGGTCATGCCATCGCCGGGGTCGGCGATACCGTAAGCGTGCGCCGGATCGACGAACCGGTGGTGCGCATCGAGGCGATCCGTGGCAGCACGGTCGAACTGCCGCTGGACGCGGCCGGGAACACGGCGGGTGCTGCGTTGATGTCGCTGCGCGAACGGCTGGGCCTGGACTTCGGTTTCGCCGTCGAGATCGACAAGGGCATTCCGTTCGGCTCCGGCATGGGCGGCTCGGCGGCGTCGAGTGTTGCGGCGCTGGTCGCGGCCAATGCGCTGCTGGATGCGCCGCTGCCACGCGAAGCGTTGTACCCGCATGCGCTGGATGGCGAGGCGGTGGCCAGTGGCGGCCGCCACGGTGACAACGTCGGTCCGCTGCTGCTGGGGGGGCTGGCATTGTGCACGGCTGATCGCCTGCTGCCGATCCCGGTGCCTGCCAGCTGGCACAGCCTGCTGGTGCATCCGCACGCGGTGCTGGAAACCCGGCGCGCGCGCCAGGCATTGCAGGGCAGTTACGCGCTGGGCGAATTCGTCGCGCAGAGCGCGAACCTCGCGCTCGTCCTCAGCGGTTGCCATCGCAGCGATGCCGGGCTGGTCCGCGCCGGGTTGCGCGACGTGCTGGTGGAGCCGCGCCGGGCGGGCCTGATCGCCGGTTTCGAGGCCGCGCGCGATGCAGCGCTGTCGGCCGATGCGATGGGTGCTGGCATCTCTGGTGCCGGCCCCAGCGTGTTCGCCTGGTTCGAGGATGCTGACCAGGCCCGCGCCGCCGTGGCGCCCGTGCAGGCCGCGTTCGCGGCTGCCGGCTTCGACAGTGATGCCTGGGTGTCGCCGCTGGATGCGCCGGGAGCCCGCCTGTGCTGA
- the hisB gene encoding bifunctional histidinol-phosphatase/imidazoleglycerol-phosphate dehydratase HisB, whose product MTPILFIDRDGTLIEEPADFQIDAYEKLRFVPQVIPALLKLRDAGYQFVIVTNQDGLGSESYPRASFEGPNDLMLQIFESQGITFRDVLIDCSWPQDNAPTRKPGIGLMTAYLQDRSIDWARSGMVGDRITDLQFADNLNIRGFQLRTEQFGGEWDWPGIAHALADAPRTAVVQRNTKETKIRVELDLDRAGDARVATGLPFFDHMLEQIGKHGGFALDIQAEGDLHIDEHHTIEDTGLALGQALREALGDKRGIGRYGFTLPMDETLASAALDFSGRPYFVFEGEFKRERVGDMPTELVPHFFRSLCDASGLNLNLQVRGDNDHHKVEACFKALARALRPALARQGTALPSTKGAL is encoded by the coding sequence ATGACCCCGATCCTGTTCATCGACCGCGACGGCACCCTCATCGAGGAGCCGGCCGACTTCCAGATCGACGCCTACGAGAAGCTGCGCTTCGTGCCGCAGGTGATTCCGGCGCTGCTGAAGCTGCGCGACGCCGGCTACCAGTTCGTGATCGTCACCAACCAGGATGGCCTGGGCAGCGAGAGCTATCCGCGTGCCAGCTTCGAGGGTCCCAACGACCTGATGCTGCAGATCTTCGAAAGCCAGGGCATCACCTTCCGTGACGTCCTGATCGACTGCAGCTGGCCGCAGGACAATGCGCCGACCCGCAAGCCGGGCATCGGCCTGATGACGGCTTACCTGCAGGACCGCAGCATCGATTGGGCGCGTTCGGGCATGGTCGGCGATCGCATCACCGACCTGCAGTTCGCCGACAACCTGAACATCCGTGGCTTCCAGCTGCGCACCGAACAATTTGGTGGTGAGTGGGACTGGCCGGGCATCGCCCACGCCCTGGCCGACGCACCGCGTACCGCAGTGGTCCAGCGCAACACCAAAGAGACGAAGATCCGCGTTGAACTCGATCTGGACCGTGCCGGTGATGCGCGCGTCGCCACCGGCCTGCCGTTCTTCGACCACATGCTCGAACAGATCGGAAAGCACGGTGGCTTCGCGCTGGACATCCAGGCCGAGGGCGACCTGCACATCGACGAGCACCACACCATCGAAGACACGGGTCTTGCCCTGGGGCAGGCGCTGCGCGAAGCACTGGGCGACAAACGCGGCATTGGCCGCTACGGCTTCACTCTGCCGATGGATGAAACGCTGGCCAGCGCCGCGCTGGATTTCAGCGGACGCCCGTACTTCGTGTTCGAGGGCGAATTCAAGCGCGAGCGGGTGGGCGACATGCCAACCGAGCTGGTACCGCATTTCTTCCGCTCGCTGTGCGATGCCAGTGGCCTGAACCTCAACCTGCAGGTGCGCGGCGACAACGATCACCACAAAGTGGAGGCCTGCTTCAAGGCCCTGGCGCGCGCGTTGCGCCCGGCACTGGCCCGCCAGGGTACGGCGTTGCCGAGCACCAAGGGGGCGTTGTGA
- the hisC gene encoding histidinol-phosphate transaminase, translated as MSAIDDVLALVRPDLQAFAGYSSARSAAVQGEVWLNANESAWANPADAAGSSRRYPEPQPLALREGLAALYGVTPQQLLVGRGSDEAIDLLVRALCVPGRDGVLVTSPVFGMYAVCARLQGAPLIDVPLVDGEDGLRADLDAVIRTAREQSARLVFLCAPSNPAGSDMSLAEIERVATALRGQALVVVDEAYVEYAQRASATTLLAAHANLAVLRTLSKAHALAAARVGALIAAPDLIAVLRRCQAPYPVPTPCAELAVQALQPAALARTAERVATVIGERKRLFAALPGLPGVRRVYRSAGNYLLVRFADAQAAFDTLLEAGVVVRDQRAAPQLGDALRISIGSPEDNDRVLAALSARRAAA; from the coding sequence ATGAGCGCCATTGACGATGTGCTGGCGCTGGTGCGCCCGGATCTGCAGGCCTTCGCCGGCTACAGCTCGGCGCGCAGCGCGGCGGTGCAGGGTGAGGTCTGGTTGAACGCCAACGAATCGGCCTGGGCCAATCCGGCCGATGCCGCAGGCAGCAGCCGGCGCTATCCGGAACCGCAGCCGTTGGCGCTGCGTGAGGGCCTGGCAGCGCTGTACGGCGTGACGCCGCAGCAGCTGCTGGTCGGCCGTGGCAGTGACGAAGCCATCGATCTGCTGGTGCGCGCCCTGTGCGTGCCGGGTCGCGATGGCGTGCTGGTGACCTCGCCGGTGTTCGGCATGTATGCCGTCTGCGCGCGACTGCAGGGTGCGCCGTTGATTGATGTGCCGCTGGTCGATGGCGAGGATGGCTTGCGCGCCGATCTCGATGCGGTCATCCGCACGGCACGGGAGCAGAGCGCCAGGCTGGTCTTCCTGTGTGCGCCCTCCAACCCGGCTGGCAGCGATATGAGCCTGGCCGAGATCGAGCGCGTGGCGACTGCACTCCGTGGGCAAGCGCTGGTGGTCGTGGACGAGGCCTACGTCGAGTACGCGCAGCGTGCATCTGCGACTACGCTGTTGGCCGCGCATGCCAACCTGGCGGTGCTGCGCACGTTGTCCAAGGCGCATGCACTGGCTGCGGCGCGCGTCGGAGCCCTCATTGCCGCACCGGATCTGATCGCCGTGCTGCGCCGTTGCCAGGCGCCGTACCCGGTGCCGACCCCATGTGCGGAACTGGCCGTGCAGGCCCTGCAACCGGCTGCTCTGGCGCGCACCGCCGAGCGCGTGGCCACGGTCATCGGCGAGCGTAAGCGCCTGTTTGCCGCCTTGCCAGGTCTACCCGGCGTGCGCCGTGTTTACCGCTCGGCCGGCAACTACCTGCTGGTCCGCTTCGCCGACGCGCAGGCCGCATTCGACACGTTGCTGGAAGCCGGGGTGGTGGTGCGTGACCAGCGCGCCGCGCCGCAGCTGGGCGACGCGCTGCGCATCAGCATCGGCAGCCCCGAAGACAATGACCGCGTGCTTGCGGCCCTGTCGGCGCGGAGGGCCGCGGCATGA
- the hisS gene encoding histidine--tRNA ligase, giving the protein MIKPRTPPGTLELLPREQIAFQRMLDVIRRNYERFGFLPVETPVFELSDVLLTKSGGETERQVYFVQSTGALANAAESGDRSLPEMALRFDLTVPLARYVAEHEHELTFPFRRYQMQRVYRGERAQRGRFREFYQCDIDVIGKDSLSVRYDAEVLAVIHAVFSELRIGDFSIQLNNRKLMRGFFESLGVAEGERQLAVLREVDKLDKRGADYVRETLVGEDFGIPAEQVEKILAFVAVRSQGHADALAQLAALEAGAASSETLRTGVAELREVLQLVQALGVPESAYCLNFSIARGLDYYTGTVYETTLTDHPQIGSICSGGRYEDLASHYSKSKLPGVGISIGLSRLFWQLREAGLIDGIEGSSVQALVALMDEQGMPQSLDIARRLRAGGINTEVQMEPKKIGKQFQYAAKAGIRFVVLAGEDELARGVVAVKDLLREQQFEVSRDELASTLQVELEQSKAMA; this is encoded by the coding sequence GTGATCAAGCCCCGTACCCCGCCCGGCACCCTTGAACTGCTGCCGCGCGAGCAGATTGCGTTCCAGCGCATGCTGGACGTGATCCGCCGCAACTACGAGCGCTTCGGGTTCCTGCCGGTGGAGACGCCGGTGTTCGAGCTGTCCGACGTGCTGCTGACCAAGTCCGGTGGCGAGACCGAGCGTCAGGTGTACTTCGTGCAGTCCACCGGTGCGCTGGCCAATGCCGCCGAATCGGGCGACCGCTCGCTGCCGGAAATGGCGCTGCGCTTCGACCTCACCGTGCCGCTGGCGCGCTATGTCGCCGAGCACGAGCATGAACTGACGTTCCCGTTCCGCCGCTACCAGATGCAGCGCGTCTATCGCGGCGAGCGCGCCCAGCGTGGCCGTTTCCGTGAGTTCTACCAGTGCGACATCGACGTGATCGGCAAGGACAGCCTGAGCGTGCGTTACGACGCCGAAGTGCTGGCGGTCATCCATGCGGTGTTCTCGGAACTGCGCATCGGTGACTTCAGCATCCAGCTGAACAACCGCAAGCTGATGCGCGGTTTCTTCGAGAGCCTGGGCGTGGCCGAGGGCGAACGCCAGCTGGCGGTGCTGCGCGAAGTGGACAAGCTGGACAAGCGTGGCGCCGACTACGTGCGCGAGACGCTGGTGGGCGAGGACTTCGGCATTCCGGCCGAGCAGGTTGAGAAGATCCTGGCCTTCGTCGCCGTACGTTCGCAGGGCCATGCCGATGCGCTCGCGCAGCTGGCCGCGCTGGAGGCCGGTGCGGCTTCGTCGGAAACCCTGCGTACCGGCGTGGCCGAGCTGCGCGAAGTGCTGCAGCTGGTGCAGGCGCTGGGCGTGCCGGAATCCGCGTACTGCCTGAATTTCTCCATCGCCCGCGGCCTGGATTACTACACCGGCACCGTCTACGAGACCACGCTGACCGACCACCCGCAGATCGGCTCGATCTGCTCGGGCGGCCGTTACGAAGACCTGGCCAGCCACTACAGCAAGTCCAAGCTGCCGGGCGTGGGCATCTCCATCGGCCTGTCGCGCCTGTTCTGGCAGCTGCGCGAGGCTGGCCTGATCGATGGCATCGAAGGCAGCAGCGTGCAGGCGCTGGTCGCGCTGATGGACGAGCAGGGCATGCCGCAGTCGCTGGATATCGCCCGCCGCCTGCGTGCCGGTGGCATCAACACCGAAGTGCAGATGGAGCCGAAGAAGATCGGCAAGCAGTTCCAGTACGCGGCCAAGGCCGGCATCCGCTTCGTGGTGCTGGCGGGCGAGGACGAGCTGGCCCGCGGCGTGGTGGCGGTGAAGGACCTGCTGCGTGAGCAGCAGTTCGAAGTGTCGCGCGACGAGCTGGCCAGCACGCTGCAGGTGGAGCTGGAGCAGTCGAAGGCGATGGCATGA
- a CDS encoding Crp/Fnr family transcriptional regulator produces the protein MSRPSGAPPANNDPASPSCPTLDCLHCSVRHLAVCSALSPDEVQALEQVTVSQQVSMGSTLARTGEERDHVYTLTAGALRLVRTLADGRRQINGFVLPGDYLGLSSSDHHRYDIEAIADSRVCRVALPQMKVLRSRFPHLERKLLQRACQELDAAQDAALALARLQPAEKLADFLLRLAAREARLGGDGLRVSLPMGRGDIADHLGLTMETVSRTFTKLRQQGLIALPHLNVVEILDEDGLRELAGEGLI, from the coding sequence ATGTCACGGCCTTCCGGCGCTCCGCCCGCCAACAACGATCCCGCCTCGCCGTCCTGCCCCACGCTGGACTGCCTGCACTGCTCGGTTCGCCACCTGGCGGTGTGCTCGGCGCTGTCGCCCGATGAAGTGCAGGCGTTGGAACAGGTCACTGTTTCACAGCAGGTCAGCATGGGCAGCACATTGGCCCGCACCGGTGAAGAGCGTGACCATGTCTATACATTGACCGCCGGGGCGCTGCGCCTGGTGCGCACCCTGGCCGATGGCCGCCGCCAGATCAATGGTTTCGTGCTGCCCGGGGACTACCTCGGCCTCAGCAGCAGCGATCATCACCGCTACGACATCGAGGCGATCGCCGACAGCCGCGTGTGCCGCGTCGCACTGCCGCAGATGAAGGTGTTGCGCAGCCGTTTCCCTCACCTGGAGCGCAAGCTGCTGCAGCGCGCCTGCCAGGAGCTGGATGCCGCGCAGGACGCCGCATTGGCACTGGCGCGCCTGCAGCCGGCCGAGAAGCTGGCCGACTTCCTGCTGCGCCTGGCCGCGCGCGAGGCCCGCCTCGGCGGCGACGGCCTGCGAGTGTCGCTGCCGATGGGCCGCGGCGACATCGCCGACCATCTCGGCCTGACCATGGAAACAGTCAGCCGCACCTTCACCAAGTTGCGCCAGCAGGGCCTGATCGCCCTGCCCCACCTGAATGTGGTGGAGATCCTCGACGAGGACGGGCTGCGCGAGCTGGCCGGTGAAGGGTTGATCTGA
- the hisH gene encoding imidazole glycerol phosphate synthase subunit HisH, protein MSDVALIDAGGANLGSVRYALERLGATVRLVRDADGLVGAQRVILPGVGAAGPGMQRLHAQGLVEPLQRLEVPLMGICLGMQLLFERSEEAGVETLGLIPGVVRKLVPACGIRVPHMGWNRLLPLRESLLLQGVPERASAYFVHSYAAPLNTHTVAACDHGGLFTAVVEQGRYYGAQFHPERSGETGSLMLRNFLEGTAA, encoded by the coding sequence GTGAGCGACGTCGCGCTGATCGATGCCGGCGGCGCCAACCTGGGCTCGGTGCGCTATGCGCTCGAGCGCCTGGGGGCGACGGTACGGCTGGTGCGTGATGCGGACGGCCTGGTCGGCGCGCAGCGGGTGATTCTGCCGGGCGTGGGTGCCGCAGGCCCGGGCATGCAGCGCCTGCATGCGCAGGGGCTGGTGGAGCCGTTGCAGCGACTGGAGGTGCCGCTGATGGGCATCTGCCTGGGCATGCAGCTGCTGTTCGAGCGTTCCGAGGAAGCGGGCGTGGAGACACTGGGGCTGATTCCCGGGGTAGTGCGCAAGCTGGTGCCAGCCTGCGGCATCCGCGTGCCGCACATGGGCTGGAACCGCCTGCTGCCGCTGCGCGAATCGCTGCTGCTGCAGGGCGTACCGGAGCGCGCCAGCGCCTACTTCGTGCACAGCTATGCCGCGCCACTCAACACCCACACCGTCGCCGCCTGCGACCACGGGGGCCTGTTCACGGCCGTGGTGGAGCAGGGGCGCTATTACGGCGCGCAGTTCCATCCCGAGCGCTCGGGCGAAACCGGTTCACTGATGCTGCGCAACTTCCTCGAGGGCACTGCTGCATGA
- a CDS encoding YerC/YecD family TrpR-related protein: protein MKARPEIAAKDPKADLQALAQAFAALREPEQVEAFLRDLCTPAELEAMADRWKVVPLLQQGVPYREIHERTGVSVTTTGRVARTLEHGHRGYAAAIDRLASR from the coding sequence GTGAAAGCCCGCCCCGAGATTGCCGCCAAAGACCCGAAGGCCGACCTGCAGGCCCTGGCCCAGGCCTTTGCCGCGCTGCGCGAGCCGGAACAGGTCGAGGCCTTCCTGCGTGACCTGTGTACCCCGGCCGAGCTGGAAGCCATGGCCGATCGATGGAAAGTGGTGCCGTTGCTGCAGCAGGGCGTGCCATATCGCGAGATCCACGAGCGCACCGGCGTCAGCGTGACCACCACCGGGCGCGTGGCGCGCACGCTCGAACATGGCCATCGAGGCTATGCCGCCGCCATCGACCGCCTTGCTTCGCGCTGA
- the thrC gene encoding threonine synthase, with amino-acid sequence MHFVSTRGQSPAVGLSAAIAAGLAPDGGLYVPELLPPARELQAGATLADTAADLLAPFFAGDALEAALPAICREAFDFPVPLRPLGGGDHVLELFHGPTAAFKDIGARFLAGTLSRLQAGKGRDLTIVVATSGDTGAAVAAAFHRQPGVRVVVLYPDGRVSPRQAHQLGCFGDNIQALRVAGAFDDCQAMVKQALADRELQVQVPLSSANSISLGRLLPQMSYYAHAALTHHAETRRRLNLVVPTGNLGNAMAAVLARALGVPIGQIVLATNANAVLPAYFNGGDYQPQSSVATVANAMDVGAPSNFERLRWLYHGDDAELRAAFRAFAVDDVTIRATIAAAHASSGELFCPHTATAVKVLQDLRARGAKGDWAVVATAHPAKFEAVVEPLIGASVAVPPALDALLQRPAQAEPLAADYAALREVLLR; translated from the coding sequence ATGCACTTCGTTTCGACCCGCGGCCAGTCCCCGGCCGTTGGCCTCAGCGCGGCGATCGCCGCAGGATTGGCGCCCGATGGCGGGCTGTACGTTCCCGAGCTTCTGCCGCCCGCCCGCGAACTGCAGGCTGGGGCGACCCTGGCCGATACCGCCGCCGATCTGCTTGCGCCGTTCTTTGCTGGCGATGCACTTGAGGCTGCGCTTCCGGCGATCTGCCGCGAGGCCTTCGACTTCCCGGTGCCGCTGCGCCCGCTCGGCGGCGGTGACCACGTGCTGGAGCTGTTCCATGGGCCGACGGCGGCGTTCAAGGACATCGGTGCGCGCTTCCTCGCCGGTACGCTGTCGCGGCTGCAGGCGGGCAAGGGCCGCGACCTGACGATTGTCGTTGCCACATCCGGTGATACCGGTGCAGCGGTGGCAGCGGCGTTCCATCGCCAACCCGGCGTGCGCGTGGTGGTGCTGTATCCGGATGGCCGCGTGTCGCCACGGCAGGCGCACCAGCTCGGCTGTTTCGGCGACAACATCCAGGCCCTGCGGGTGGCCGGTGCCTTCGACGATTGCCAGGCGATGGTCAAGCAGGCGCTGGCCGACCGCGAACTGCAGGTGCAGGTGCCGTTGAGCTCGGCCAACAGCATCAGCCTGGGTCGCCTGCTGCCGCAGATGAGCTACTACGCGCATGCGGCACTGACCCATCACGCCGAAACCCGTCGCCGGCTCAACCTGGTGGTGCCGACCGGCAACCTCGGCAACGCGATGGCCGCGGTGCTGGCGCGCGCACTGGGTGTACCGATCGGGCAGATCGTGCTGGCCACCAATGCCAATGCGGTGCTGCCGGCGTACTTCAATGGCGGTGACTACCAGCCGCAATCCAGCGTGGCGACGGTAGCCAATGCGATGGACGTGGGCGCGCCGAGCAACTTCGAGCGCCTGCGCTGGCTCTACCACGGCGACGATGCCGAACTGCGCGCAGCCTTCCGTGCATTTGCGGTGGATGACGTCACCATCCGCGCCACCATTGCTGCGGCGCACGCCAGCAGCGGCGAGCTGTTCTGCCCGCATACCGCCACGGCGGTCAAGGTCCTGCAGGACCTGCGTGCACGCGGCGCCAAGGGCGACTGGGCGGTGGTGGCCACGGCGCATCCGGCCAAGTTCGAGGCGGTGGTCGAGCCGTTGATCGGCGCCTCGGTGGCGGTGCCGCCGGCACTGGATGCGCTGTTGCAGCGGCCGGCGCAGGCTGAACCGCTCGCGGCTGACTATGCCGCGCTGCGCGAAGTGCTGCTGCGCTGA
- the hisD gene encoding histidinol dehydrogenase: protein MNRLIWSRLDEPARSVALTRPVQTVAQQTREAVAALIGQVRAQGDDALRAITARFDGVELPSFEVSEAEFAAAEAAVPAELRQAMVDAAERIARFHAAGMGKGYAVETAPGVVCERMLRPIGRVGLYVPAGSAPLPSTALMLGVPAQLAGCPQVVLCTPPRADGSADPAVLVAARLTGVQRVFKLGGAQAIAAMAYGTATIPACDKLFGPGNSFVTEAKQQVAQGGAAAIDMPAGPSEVLVIADAGATPAFVAADLLSQAEHGPDSQVLLLTDDAAMLAAVEAEVERQVALLPRQQIARQALSASRLIQVETLDEAFAISNRYAPEHLILALREPRDWLGQVQAAGSVFLGDYTPEALGDYCSGTNHVLPTAGAARAYSGVSVASFQNLISVQSASADGLAAIGGCARIIARAEGLDAHERAVALRMEVAA, encoded by the coding sequence ATGAACCGTCTGATCTGGTCCCGACTTGATGAGCCCGCCCGCAGCGTGGCATTGACGCGCCCGGTGCAGACCGTGGCGCAGCAGACCCGCGAGGCGGTGGCTGCGCTGATCGGACAGGTGCGCGCGCAGGGTGACGATGCGCTGCGCGCGATCACCGCACGCTTCGATGGTGTCGAGCTGCCTTCCTTTGAAGTGAGCGAGGCCGAATTCGCTGCTGCCGAAGCCGCCGTGCCGGCCGAACTGCGCCAGGCGATGGTGGATGCCGCCGAGCGCATCGCGCGCTTCCACGCCGCCGGCATGGGTAAAGGCTATGCAGTTGAAACCGCGCCGGGCGTGGTCTGTGAACGCATGCTGCGGCCGATCGGCCGCGTCGGCCTGTATGTGCCGGCAGGCAGCGCGCCGCTGCCGTCCACGGCACTGATGCTGGGCGTGCCGGCACAGCTGGCCGGGTGCCCGCAGGTGGTGCTGTGCACGCCGCCGCGTGCCGATGGCAGCGCCGATCCGGCGGTGCTGGTAGCCGCCCGCCTGACCGGCGTGCAGCGCGTGTTCAAGCTCGGCGGCGCGCAGGCGATCGCCGCGATGGCCTATGGCACCGCCACCATCCCGGCCTGCGACAAGCTGTTCGGGCCGGGTAACAGCTTCGTCACCGAAGCCAAGCAGCAGGTCGCGCAGGGCGGCGCCGCCGCCATCGACATGCCGGCGGGCCCGTCGGAAGTGCTGGTGATTGCCGATGCCGGCGCCACCCCAGCGTTCGTCGCTGCCGATCTGTTGTCGCAGGCCGAGCACGGCCCGGATTCGCAGGTGCTGCTGCTGACCGATGACGCGGCGATGCTGGCCGCGGTTGAGGCGGAAGTAGAGCGCCAGGTGGCATTGCTGCCGCGGCAGCAGATCGCGCGCCAGGCATTGTCGGCGTCGCGGCTGATCCAGGTCGAGACGTTGGACGAGGCCTTTGCGATCAGCAACCGCTATGCGCCCGAGCACCTGATCCTGGCCCTGCGCGAACCGCGCGACTGGCTGGGCCAGGTGCAGGCCGCCGGCTCGGTGTTCCTCGGCGACTACACCCCGGAAGCACTGGGCGACTACTGCAGTGGTACCAACCACGTGCTGCCTACCGCCGGTGCCGCGCGTGCCTACAGTGGTGTCAGCGTGGCCAGCTTCCAGAACCTGATCAGCGTGCAGAGTGCCAGCGCCGACGGCCTGGCAGCGATTGGTGGCTGCGCGCGCATCATCGCCCGTGCCGAAGGACTGGATGCGCATGAGCGTGCGGTGGCGCTGCGCATGGAGGTGGCGGCATGA
- the hisG gene encoding ATP phosphoribosyltransferase, which translates to MSATQTAPARDRLRIAIQKSGRLAEPARNLLSACGLSWRESRDKLFCYGESLPVDLLLVRDDDIPGLIADGVCDLGIVGRNELDEQAAARRQIGLPDAYQALRGLGFGQCRLMLAVPEEWQWQGPAQLAGTRIATSYPAILTQWLAEQGVDAQVVELSGSVEIAPRLGTADLICDLVSSGATLRANQLTPVHNLLDSEAVLAGAVREPDDARASLRAMLLRRLDGVVQRQDRKLLMFRASEDRVDALAQLLADAEPLVRLPADGGALRLQTMCPGPLSWQRMEELERAGAKGLMVLSVERSLA; encoded by the coding sequence ATGAGTGCAACCCAGACAGCGCCGGCACGAGACCGGTTGCGTATCGCCATCCAGAAGAGTGGCCGGCTGGCCGAACCCGCCCGCAACCTGCTCAGCGCCTGCGGCCTGAGCTGGCGCGAGAGCCGCGACAAGCTGTTCTGCTACGGAGAATCGCTGCCGGTGGACCTGCTGCTGGTGCGTGACGACGACATCCCCGGCCTGATCGCCGATGGCGTCTGCGACCTCGGCATCGTCGGCCGCAACGAGCTGGACGAGCAGGCCGCGGCACGCCGCCAGATCGGCCTGCCCGACGCCTACCAGGCGCTGCGTGGGCTGGGCTTTGGCCAGTGCCGGCTGATGCTGGCGGTGCCCGAGGAATGGCAGTGGCAGGGTCCGGCGCAGCTGGCCGGTACCCGCATCGCCACCAGCTATCCGGCCATCCTCACGCAGTGGCTGGCCGAGCAGGGCGTGGACGCACAGGTGGTCGAGCTGTCCGGTTCGGTGGAAATCGCTCCGCGCCTGGGCACCGCCGACCTGATCTGCGATCTGGTGTCCAGCGGCGCCACGCTGCGCGCGAACCAGTTGACCCCGGTGCACAACCTGCTCGACAGCGAAGCGGTGCTGGCCGGTGCGGTGCGCGAGCCGGACGATGCGCGCGCCTCGCTGCGCGCGATGCTGCTGCGCCGCCTCGACGGCGTGGTGCAGCGCCAGGACCGCAAGCTGCTGATGTTCCGCGCCAGCGAGGACCGCGTTGACGCGCTGGCGCAGCTGCTGGCCGATGCCGAGCCGCTGGTGCGGCTGCCGGCCGATGGCGGCGCGCTGCGCCTGCAGACCATGTGCCCGGGCCCGTTGAGCTGGCAGCGCATGGAAGAACTCGAGCGCGCCGGTGCGAAGGGCCTGATGGTACTGAGCGTGGAGCGTTCGCTGGCATGA
- the hisA gene encoding 1-(5-phosphoribosyl)-5-[(5-phosphoribosylamino)methylideneamino]imidazole-4-carboxamide isomerase gives MSFIVYPALDIRDGRVVRLRQGDYAQETSYGDDPLPRAQAFAAQGAQWMHLVDLDAARAGGYTLAALLAAIRAQTTLQVQTGGGVRGRDDVARILDAGAGRVVVGSLAVRRPDEVVGWLDEFGAERITIALDARQNAQGQWQLPVHGWTENAGVTLDDLALRYARAGMRHLLCTDIARDGMLAGPNIGLYAHLSALLPGVAVQASGGIRDVADVGEARDAGCGGAILGKALLEQRMDLAEALAC, from the coding sequence ATGAGCTTCATCGTCTACCCAGCGCTGGACATCCGTGATGGCCGCGTGGTGCGGCTGCGCCAGGGCGACTACGCGCAGGAGACCTCGTATGGCGATGATCCATTGCCGCGCGCGCAGGCCTTCGCCGCGCAGGGCGCGCAGTGGATGCACCTGGTTGACCTGGATGCGGCGCGTGCCGGTGGCTACACCCTGGCAGCGTTGCTGGCGGCGATCCGCGCGCAGACGACGCTGCAGGTGCAGACCGGCGGTGGCGTGCGTGGCCGCGACGACGTGGCACGCATTCTTGATGCCGGCGCCGGTCGCGTGGTGGTCGGTTCGCTGGCGGTGCGCCGCCCCGATGAGGTGGTCGGATGGCTCGATGAGTTCGGCGCCGAACGCATCACCATTGCGCTGGACGCGCGGCAGAATGCACAGGGCCAGTGGCAGCTGCCGGTGCACGGCTGGACCGAGAACGCGGGGGTGACGCTGGATGACCTGGCCCTGCGCTACGCGCGTGCCGGCATGCGCCACCTGCTGTGCACCGATATCGCCCGCGACGGCATGCTGGCCGGGCCGAACATCGGGCTGTACGCGCACCTCTCGGCGCTATTGCCGGGCGTGGCCGTGCAGGCGTCAGGCGGCATCCGTGACGTAGCCGATGTCGGCGAGGCGCGTGATGCCGGCTGCGGCGGCGCCATCCTCGGCAAGGCCTTGCTGGAGCAGCGCATGGACCTGGCGGAGGCGCTGGCATGTTGA